One window of Trifolium pratense cultivar HEN17-A07 linkage group LG5, ARS_RC_1.1, whole genome shotgun sequence genomic DNA carries:
- the LOC123886568 gene encoding uncharacterized protein LOC123886568, with product MPPREAFPTKRLEGAQSDDIGWHFGTPIPGNRNNVRCELCREIIRGDITRLKQHIAHMPEQVKPCPRVNSIVRESMMKLLVDAIAKRNDSKRRKEEFEEHLRGDVVEVDDVDHSSDDQLRIATQESLRSHHEWENRQKFRHETGGYKNVYDQGGSSRASVSGGERPEDLTFSLRSTNVDLVRTKSMRQPKVNKGMLNTWRKRLGAAVSKFIIYERLPMNLSNSPWLHNLIYIASEVGKAKFPTPYEISNVYLEAEYEEMKKWITSMKKTWKQKGATIMCDGWTDGINHSHIMNFLVYCEKGTVFWKSVDASDVDSRNTEYYFQLLDKVVDEIGEECVVQVVTDNEAALKAAGHKLMEKRPHLYWSSCAAHCLDLCLEDIGKKKNIQKLLSEAKLVTTFIYNHTYIVSLVKKYTGGREIVRPGVTRFATQFLQLQSIVNQKEGLENMFHSKEFRKTKYGKEKNGPGYEARKIVLSKEFWSKAKDILKVYEPIVQVLRLVDGDEKPTMGFLYEAIDRAKQAIQ from the coding sequence ATGCCACCAAGAGAAGCATTTCCTACAAAAAGATTAGAGGGTGCTCAAAGTGATGATATTGGATGGCACTTTGGAACACCGATACCTGGAAATAGAAACAATGTTCGTTGTGAACTTTGTAGAGAAATAATAAGAGGTGACATTACGAGATTGAAGCAACATATAGCACATATGCCAGAACAGGTCAAACCTTGTCCTAGAGTGAACAGTATAGTTAGGGAAAGTATGATGAAACTTCTAGTTGATGCAATAGCGAAGAGAAATGATTCTAAAAGAAGGAAAGAAGAATTTGAAGAACATTTAAGGGGAGATGTTGTTGAAGTAGATGATGTGGATCATTCTAGTGATGATCAATTAAGGATTGCTACACAAGAGAGTCTCAGATCACATCATGAATGGGAAAATAGGCAAAAATTCAGACATGAAACAGGAGGatataaaaatgtttatgaCCAAGGTGGAAGTTCTCGTGCAAGTGTTAGCGGAGGTGAAAGACCAGAAGATCTAACTTTTTCTTTGAGGTCTACCAACGTTGATCTTGTTAGGACCAAAAGCATGAGGCAACCTAAAGTCAATAAGGGCATGCTAAACACATGGAGGAAGAGGCTTGGAGCGGCCGTAagcaaatttataatttatgagCGTTTGCCTATGAATTTATCTAATTCTCCCTGGTTGCATAATTTGATTTATATAGCCTCTGAGGTGGGAAAAGCTAAATTCCCAACTCCTTATGAAATCTCAAATGTGTATTTAGAGGCTGAAtatgaagaaatgaagaaatggaTAACTAGTATGAAAAAAACTTGGAAACAAAAAGGGGCAACAATAATGTGTGATGGTTGGACAGACGGTATCAACCATTCTcatattatgaattttttagtgtaTTGTGAAAAAGGAACAGTGTTTTGGAAATCAGTTGATGCTTCCGATGTTGATAGTAGAAACACAGAGTACTACTTTCAATTATTGGATAAAGTTGTGGATGAAATTGGCGAAGAATGTGTTGTTCAGGTGGTTACAGACAATGAAGCTGCACTAAAAGCAGCCGGTCACAAACTAATGGAAAAGAGGCCACATTTGTATTGGTCTTCTTGTGCGGCTCATTGTTTAGATCTTTGCTTAGAGGATatagggaagaaaaaaaatatacaaaagttaTTAAGTGAAGCAAAGTTGGTGACAACATTCATCTACAACCATACGTATATTGTGAGTCTCGTGAAAAAATATACTGGAGGTAGAGAGATTGTTCGTCCTGGTGTAACCCGATTTGCAACACAATTTCTACAACTTCAATCAATTGTGAATCAGAAGGAAGGTCTGGAAAACATGTTTCATTCGAAAGAgtttagaaaaacaaaatatggcAAAGAGAAGAATGGACCAGGATATGAAGCAAGGAAAATTGTTTTGAGCAAGGAGTTTTGGAGTAAAGCCAAAGATATATTGAAGGTGTACGAGCCTATTGTTCAAGTTTTAAGACTAGTTGATGGTGACGAGAAACCAACAATGGGTTTCCTATATGAAGCCATTGATCGAGCAAAACAGGCAATTCAATAA